The following are encoded in a window of Nilaparvata lugens isolate BPH chromosome 13, ASM1435652v1, whole genome shotgun sequence genomic DNA:
- the LOC120353995 gene encoding uncharacterized protein LOC120353995: MEGLVLRSRVVPRRPPHPYALRNNRVRPQGIPQLVMGVALMAFGLAPQAPPAPPRRGKRRRRDEDGDEENVEPPLRRARVLTDCEVTILITANPQRSLII; this comes from the exons ATGGAAGGACTTGTGCTACGCAGTAGGGTGGTGCCTCGTAGGCCCCCCCACCCATACGCACTACGCAATAATCGTGTAAGGCCGCAAG GAATTCCCCAACTAGTCATGGGCGTAGCCCTTATGGCTTTTGGGCTAGCCCCCCAGGCGCCCCCCGCGCCACCCCGTCGTGgcaaaaggaggaggagagatgAAGATGGCGATGAAGAAAACGTGGAGCCTCCCCTTCGCCGAGCTCGCGTCCTCACTGA CTGTGAGGTGACGATCCTCATAACTGCCAATCCTCAGCGATCACTCATAATTTAG